Proteins co-encoded in one Campylobacteraceae bacterium genomic window:
- a CDS encoding membrane integrity-associated transporter subunit PqiC: MIRILLLTSLSLLFSSCLSITQEVSSYDTYSLMLNNKTLFKNKIKESIEIIEPKSLGSLNSLNIVYKNENLSQENYALSKWSDKPSKMLQSMIIENLSNEYYLVKSSYIKAQTTYRLQGLILDFKQFYINNKSYVSIKINNYLENKANKKTVFKQFSYEKETQGENANSTVVDLNLLSNLYVKDLNLWIKEELNNN, encoded by the coding sequence ATGATTCGTATACTACTTTTAACAAGTTTATCATTATTGTTTAGTTCATGTCTTAGTATTACCCAGGAAGTGTCTTCTTATGACACTTATTCTTTGATGTTAAATAATAAAACATTGTTTAAAAACAAAATAAAAGAAAGTATAGAAATAATTGAGCCCAAATCCTTAGGTAGTTTAAACAGTCTCAATATTGTTTATAAAAATGAAAATCTTTCTCAAGAAAATTATGCTTTGAGCAAATGGAGTGATAAACCATCAAAAATGTTGCAAAGCATGATTATTGAAAACTTAAGTAATGAGTATTATTTGGTTAAATCTTCTTATATAAAAGCACAAACCACGTACAGATTACAAGGTTTAATATTAGATTTTAAACAGTTTTATATAAATAATAAAAGTTATGTATCAATAAAAATCAATAATTATTTAGAAAATAAAGCAAACAAAAAAACAGTATTTAAACAGTTCTCTTATGAAAAAGAAACCCAAGGAGAGAATGCGAATAGTACAGTAGTGGATTTAAATCTATTAAGTAATCTATATGTAAAAGACCTAAACCTATGGATAAAAGAAGAGTTAAATAATAATTAA
- a CDS encoding EAL domain-containing protein, producing MLKNTDCLLILLLGDFKNSRMFNTISRNFKNILKCNSYEDALSLMKNNRIDLIICENKKGSSLFSFLEKEQKHIQKQLLFVLNYDLDTSELLKSIELKLDAYLLDSSSKKEFFDKISPIINSYLKINSKVLGEYYDSSNKNISLFKINQKGIITYADDNFCSLSQYSRKELIDTNLINLKHKLISNDEFNMIWNNINNKNWKGILRLSTKQKDSFCNKVYIVPVHDINNTLTEYICFSHCIDDFVSDEDELKSKIESNNLSVLALISIEEYKILEKFYSSELIERIEKNFKENLLLNSEHKEMFSKVYALGKGRFAVICAFNDYMETQKNLKVYFDNFVDIINSRVLFIDETEYDLNIVLSYSFGKYMLFEDVTQGLEEAIVGNKSAFNSSDASIRGLKLAKNTEIIQMVKIALDNYNIIPYFQPIINNKTEKIEKYESLVRLIDENNRVLSPGEFLNVTKKSEFYSQITRRVLENSFKILEKINTSISINLSALDIEKELTRELVYSLLEKYKEHSHKIVFELLEDEEAKDFTVIKKFIRRVKKEGVKIALDDFGSGYSSFERVLLYEPDIIKIDGSLIKNIEYSDSSRNLVETIAIFAKKQNIKTIAEYVENEKIFNILKEIGIDYSQGFYFGKPEDLKLS from the coding sequence ATGCTTAAAAATACAGATTGTTTATTAATATTACTTTTAGGAGATTTTAAAAACTCTCGTATGTTTAATACAATCTCTAGAAATTTTAAGAATATACTTAAGTGTAATTCTTATGAAGATGCACTTTCTCTTATGAAAAACAATCGTATTGATCTTATTATTTGTGAAAATAAAAAAGGTTCCTCTCTCTTTTCTTTTTTAGAAAAAGAACAGAAACATATACAAAAACAATTATTATTTGTTCTGAATTATGATTTAGATACAAGTGAGCTTTTAAAAAGTATAGAATTAAAGCTAGATGCTTATTTGCTTGATTCTTCCAGTAAAAAAGAGTTTTTTGATAAAATTTCTCCCATTATAAATAGTTATTTAAAGATCAATAGTAAAGTTTTAGGTGAATATTACGACAGTTCAAATAAAAACATTTCTTTGTTTAAAATAAATCAAAAAGGTATTATTACTTATGCAGATGATAATTTTTGCTCCTTAAGTCAATACTCAAGAAAAGAATTAATTGATACGAACTTAATTAATTTAAAGCATAAACTTATATCAAATGATGAATTTAATATGATTTGGAATAATATTAATAATAAGAACTGGAAGGGTATTTTACGTCTTAGTACAAAACAAAAGGATAGTTTTTGCAATAAAGTTTATATTGTTCCTGTACATGATATAAATAATACGCTTACTGAGTATATATGTTTTTCTCATTGCATAGATGATTTTGTAAGTGACGAGGATGAACTAAAAAGTAAAATTGAGAGCAATAATTTATCTGTTCTGGCTCTTATTTCTATAGAAGAGTATAAAATTTTGGAAAAGTTTTATTCTTCTGAATTAATAGAAAGAATAGAAAAAAATTTCAAAGAAAATCTTTTATTAAATTCTGAGCATAAAGAAATGTTTTCTAAGGTATATGCTCTTGGAAAAGGAAGGTTTGCAGTTATTTGTGCTTTTAATGATTATATGGAAACACAGAAAAACCTTAAAGTGTATTTTGATAATTTTGTTGATATTATTAATTCAAGAGTGCTTTTTATTGATGAAACGGAATATGATTTAAATATTGTTCTTTCTTATTCTTTTGGAAAATATATGTTATTTGAAGACGTTACTCAAGGTTTAGAAGAAGCTATAGTTGGAAATAAAAGTGCTTTTAACTCAAGCGATGCTTCTATAAGAGGATTAAAACTAGCAAAAAATACAGAAATAATACAAATGGTTAAAATTGCACTGGATAATTATAATATTATTCCTTATTTTCAACCCATTATAAATAATAAAACTGAAAAAATTGAAAAATATGAATCTTTAGTAAGGCTTATTGATGAAAACAACAGAGTACTTTCTCCTGGTGAGTTTTTGAATGTAACAAAAAAGAGTGAGTTTTACTCTCAAATTACTAGAAGAGTATTGGAAAATTCATTCAAAATTCTGGAAAAAATAAATACAAGTATTTCAATTAATTTATCTGCCCTTGATATTGAAAAAGAGCTTACGAGAGAGCTTGTATACTCTTTGTTAGAGAAATACAAAGAACATTCCCATAAAATTGTTTTTGAGCTATTAGAAGATGAAGAAGCAAAAGACTTTACTGTTATTAAAAAGTTTATTAGAAGGGTGAAAAAAGAAGGAGTGAAAATAGCCTTAGACGATTTTGGAAGTGGTTATTCATCTTTTGAGAGAGTTTTACTTTACGAACCTGATATAATAAAAATTGATGGCTCTTTAATTAAAAATATAGAATACAGTGATTCTTCTAGAAACCTTGTAGAAACTATTGCAATTTTTGCAAAAAAACAAAATATTAAAACCATAGCTGAATATGTTGAGAATGAAAAAATCTTTAATATCTTAAAAGAGATTGGAATTGATTATTCTCAAGGTTTTTATTTTGGAAAACCAGAAGATTTAAAACTGAGTTAA
- a CDS encoding DUF2461 domain-containing protein, giving the protein MLFNGFKKEALEFLEEIKHNNNKIWFEENRHRWKEVILEPNIAYIEEMGEHLIALVPNIKAIPKVSGSLFKIYRDVRFSKDKTPIKTKIGLMFWQGNAHRMQSASFYMQYTSSEVLLASGIRTFKKDLLQAYREYIKIEKNAQELDSILKDLSCKGIKISPTYYKRYPLGFKKEDDLAYLSLYNCLFAYKTHKPNKTFFSKKIITSNYKFYEECLPLHNWLYELSLVS; this is encoded by the coding sequence ATGCTATTTAATGGTTTCAAAAAAGAAGCATTAGAATTTTTAGAAGAAATAAAACACAATAACAACAAAATATGGTTTGAAGAAAACAGACATCGTTGGAAAGAAGTCATACTAGAGCCAAATATTGCTTATATTGAAGAAATGGGTGAACATTTAATTGCTTTGGTTCCAAATATTAAAGCAATTCCTAAAGTATCAGGCTCATTATTCAAAATCTACAGAGATGTACGCTTTTCAAAAGATAAAACACCTATTAAAACAAAGATAGGATTAATGTTTTGGCAAGGCAATGCACACAGAATGCAATCTGCTTCATTTTATATGCAATACACCTCTAGCGAAGTTTTATTAGCAAGTGGAATAAGAACCTTTAAAAAAGACTTATTACAAGCCTATAGAGAATATATTAAAATAGAAAAAAATGCACAAGAATTAGATTCTATATTAAAAGATTTATCATGCAAAGGAATAAAAATTTCTCCAACATATTATAAGCGTTATCCTCTAGGTTTCAAAAAAGAAGATGATTTGGCTTATCTTTCTTTGTACAATTGTCTTTTTGCTTATAAAACCCATAAACCAAATAAAACGTTTTTTTCAAAAAAAATTATTACATCTAATTATAAGTTTTATGAAGAATGTTTGCCCTTGCATAATTGGTTATATGAACTAAGCCTTGTATCCTAA
- a CDS encoding EAL domain-containing protein, giving the protein MAKINNIYKNNENKLKDSIEKVNLSLLVLVSVKDFNMIKQFYAKDKIMDIEICFSKKLLELQNHKKLFDKTYILGEGIFALICDLCSFNTLKKELLGFFDEFVEKVNESYLLIENSKYDLNIDLSYAIGKYKLFADAKQGLKEVRKRQKNVYYANDSSYIPKYYPSIKKTLIKNKTRFKSYSLFSYCIPIINNRNNKAEYYEYFLDLKDSNNNILSPYNYLLLMHKEDEKQGVSKDLLEYSFKILTNTKGYLNIDLCLSDIENIEMRAYIYLLLYENKKYCHNIVFNLLEENKINDFSLIKRFILKVKEFGVKFSLNKFIHSSASFERLLLFDPDIIRIDESLINSLYTNYFSKQFLKTANEFARAQNIKMIAPYVKNEKNIVILQELKIPYSQGKRILGYKA; this is encoded by the coding sequence ATGGCTAAAATAAATAATATTTATAAAAACAACGAAAATAAGCTCAAAGATAGTATAGAAAAAGTAAATTTGTCCTTATTAGTACTTGTATCTGTAAAAGACTTTAATATGATAAAACAATTTTATGCCAAAGATAAAATTATGGACATAGAAATCTGTTTTTCAAAAAAACTTCTAGAACTTCAAAATCATAAAAAATTGTTTGATAAAACATATATTTTAGGTGAGGGTATCTTTGCATTAATATGTGATTTATGTTCATTTAATACCTTAAAAAAAGAATTACTTGGTTTTTTTGATGAATTTGTTGAAAAAGTAAATGAATCTTATTTGTTAATTGAAAATTCAAAGTATGATTTAAATATAGATTTATCTTATGCAATAGGCAAGTATAAACTATTTGCTGATGCAAAACAAGGTTTAAAAGAAGTACGGAAAAGACAAAAAAATGTTTATTATGCCAATGATTCTTCTTATATACCTAAATATTATCCAAGCATCAAAAAAACGTTAATTAAAAATAAAACAAGGTTTAAATCTTATTCTTTATTTTCTTATTGTATTCCTATTATCAATAATAGGAATAATAAAGCAGAATATTATGAATATTTTCTTGATTTAAAAGACAGTAATAACAATATTCTTAGTCCTTATAATTATCTACTCTTAATGCATAAAGAAGATGAAAAACAAGGCGTATCAAAAGATCTACTTGAATACTCTTTTAAAATACTTACAAATACGAAAGGATACTTAAATATTGACTTGTGTTTAAGTGATATAGAAAACATTGAAATGCGGGCTTATATTTATCTTTTACTTTATGAGAATAAAAAATACTGTCATAATATTGTATTTAATTTATTAGAAGAAAATAAAATAAATGATTTTTCCCTTATCAAACGTTTTATCCTAAAAGTAAAAGAGTTCGGTGTTAAGTTCTCTTTGAATAAATTCATTCATTCATCTGCTTCTTTTGAGCGCCTTCTTTTATTTGATCCTGATATTATAAGAATTGATGAGAGCTTAATTAATAGCTTGTATACGAATTATTTTTCTAAACAGTTCTTAAAAACAGCCAATGAATTTGCAAGAGCACAAAATATTAAAATGATAGCACCTTATGTAAAAAATGAAAAAAATATTGTTATTTTACAAGAATTAAAAATTCCTTATTCACAAGGAAAAAGAATTTTAGGATACAAGGCTTAG
- a CDS encoding DNA recombination protein RmuC — translation MLKNDFLILALVLVFSFLLICLLFKLLYDKKIQKKLFEYELNIQNLHNTYKQELNKSASLLKEKDFEIEALSSKYEEKEKYYNKIQENEQNSYAQKLLLLEESKLEIKKEFELISSKIFDENTRKSNDNLSLVLTPLKEQLAGFNQRVNAIYIEETKQRSSLLNEIKTLKDLNLKISDDAINLTKALKGENKTQGDWGEMILSKILEQTGLREGIEYSTQGSYTSNDGKRLRPDVIVHLPQNKDIVIDSKVSLLSYSKYIEHDKKEDKVFYEKELIKSISKHIKDLSSKKYEDIKAVNSLDFVLLFIPIEGAFMLATSKDSVLFQNAFEHNIMLVSPSSLYVSLRTIENIWRYEHQNENALLISKKAGQLYDKFYSFVKDMEDIGLHINRTQKSYEAATNKLSQGNGNLIKRSEEFLNMGVKPKNIISSNTLNNK, via the coding sequence ATGCTTAAAAATGACTTTCTTATTTTAGCACTTGTTTTAGTATTTTCTTTTTTGCTTATTTGTCTTCTTTTTAAATTGTTGTATGACAAAAAAATACAAAAAAAACTTTTTGAATATGAACTAAATATACAAAATCTACATAATACCTATAAACAAGAGTTAAATAAGTCTGCTTCTTTATTAAAAGAAAAAGACTTTGAAATAGAAGCTTTATCTTCTAAATATGAAGAAAAAGAAAAGTACTATAATAAGATTCAAGAAAATGAACAAAATTCTTATGCTCAAAAACTCTTATTATTAGAAGAATCTAAATTAGAAATCAAAAAAGAATTTGAATTAATTTCTTCAAAAATTTTTGATGAAAATACAAGAAAATCCAATGATAATTTATCCTTAGTTCTTACACCCTTAAAAGAACAATTAGCAGGCTTTAACCAAAGAGTTAATGCAATCTATATAGAAGAAACAAAACAAAGATCGTCTTTGTTAAACGAGATTAAAACACTAAAAGATTTAAATTTAAAAATATCGGATGATGCAATCAATTTAACAAAAGCTTTAAAAGGTGAAAATAAAACCCAAGGGGATTGGGGCGAAATGATATTGTCTAAAATTTTGGAGCAAACGGGTCTTAGAGAAGGTATAGAATACAGCACCCAAGGTTCTTATACTTCAAATGACGGGAAACGCCTAAGACCAGATGTAATTGTACATTTACCTCAAAATAAAGACATAGTGATTGATTCTAAAGTTTCATTGCTTTCTTATAGTAAATATATTGAACATGATAAAAAAGAAGACAAAGTATTCTACGAAAAAGAGTTAATAAAGTCTATTTCAAAACATATTAAGGACTTAAGTTCTAAAAAGTACGAAGATATAAAAGCCGTAAATTCTTTGGATTTTGTGCTCTTGTTTATTCCAATTGAAGGTGCATTTATGCTCGCAACCTCAAAAGATTCTGTTTTATTTCAAAATGCTTTTGAACATAATATTATGCTGGTTTCTCCTTCTTCTTTGTATGTTAGTTTACGTACAATTGAAAATATCTGGCGTTATGAGCATCAAAATGAAAATGCCCTGCTAATTTCTAAAAAAGCGGGACAATTATACGATAAGTTTTATTCTTTTGTAAAAGATATGGAAGATATCGGACTGCATATAAATAGAACACAAAAATCTTATGAAGCTGCCACTAATAAGTTATCACAAGGAAATGGAAACTTAATTAAACGCAGTGAAGAATTTTTAAATATGGGAGTAAAACCAAAAAATATAATTTCTTCAAATACTTTAAATAATAAGTAA
- a CDS encoding M48 family metallopeptidase → MLEYFIIAYCIYFTVNIYTSFMQVAFIKKAKKLKPVILDETRYEIAGNYAIEKEKMTILSSFYEFIIFFAWISFGLEFLDSSIVIESLWLKAVIFVNIFIIINSILSMPFEIYKVFSLDKKYEFSNMTVSLYIKDTIKSTLLFLVFGSAVIAGISLIIEHLAFWWIWGFVFIFSVIILINMLYPIIRDKMFDKFESLKDKELEEKIEKLLQAVDFKSSGVFSIDASKRDNRLNAYFGGLGSTKRVVLYDTLIEKLSHNELLAVLGHELGHFKNGDILKNIGIMGLIMFVFFAFFGNLSEELFLQMKLNNEPYSIIIVFLMFSPIFSFFLMPLISLISRHNEYAADEFGSKLQSKEDLVNALLKLANENKSFPLAHPLYIFFYYSHPPLTERFKELGHDIHKDDNKADKGVNTDNA, encoded by the coding sequence TATACTTCATTTATGCAAGTTGCTTTTATAAAAAAAGCAAAAAAATTAAAACCTGTTATCTTGGATGAAACAAGATATGAAATAGCTGGGAATTACGCGATTGAAAAAGAAAAAATGACGATTCTTTCCTCTTTTTATGAATTTATCATCTTTTTTGCGTGGATTTCTTTTGGTCTTGAATTTTTAGATTCAAGTATAGTAATTGAGAGTTTGTGGCTTAAAGCAGTGATTTTTGTGAATATATTTATTATTATAAATTCTATTTTATCTATGCCTTTTGAAATATATAAAGTTTTTTCTTTGGATAAAAAATATGAATTTTCCAATATGACGGTTTCTTTGTATATAAAAGACACCATTAAAAGTACGCTTTTATTTTTAGTCTTTGGATCTGCTGTAATTGCCGGAATTTCACTGATTATTGAACATTTGGCTTTTTGGTGGATTTGGGGTTTTGTTTTTATTTTCTCTGTAATTATTTTAATTAATATGTTATATCCTATTATTAGAGATAAAATGTTTGATAAATTTGAGTCTTTAAAAGACAAAGAGCTTGAAGAAAAAATTGAAAAATTATTACAAGCGGTTGATTTTAAAAGTTCAGGTGTTTTCTCAATTGATGCTTCCAAACGTGATAATAGATTAAACGCTTATTTTGGAGGATTAGGAAGTACTAAACGAGTTGTTTTATACGATACTTTGATAGAAAAATTAAGTCACAATGAATTATTGGCTGTTTTAGGCCATGAATTAGGACATTTTAAAAATGGAGACATTCTTAAAAATATAGGAATCATGGGTTTAATTATGTTTGTATTTTTTGCTTTTTTTGGAAATTTAAGTGAAGAATTATTTTTACAAATGAAACTAAACAATGAACCTTACTCTATAATTATTGTATTTTTAATGTTTTCACCTATTTTTTCATTTTTTTTGATGCCTTTAATTTCCTTGATTTCCAGACACAATGAATATGCAGCAGATGAATTTGGTTCAAAACTACAAAGTAAAGAAGACCTAGTGAATGCTTTATTAAAACTTGCAAATGAAAACAAATCTTTTCCTTTAGCACATCCTTTATATATTTTCTTTTATTATTCACATCCGCCATTAACTGAGCGTTTTAAAGAACTGGGACATGATATTCACAAAGACGACAATAAAGCAGATAAAGGTGTTAATACAGACAATGCTTAA